Proteins from a genomic interval of Pseudomonas sp. RC10:
- a CDS encoding efflux transporter outer membrane subunit produces the protein MVKQSMLLMAMLGLGACSLAPDYTVPSVPTAQQYRAQGPWSLATPSDQISRDGWWQVYNDPQLDALQQQLLANNPTLSAALAHYAQAQAFVAQVNSALLPTVKQIGNAQRIRQSDTRPLRASTTDDVYNSGTLGVQIDYEVDLWGRVRNSVAAGTDEAQASLADLASARLSLQAQLADSYVRLRGLDQQTHLLEQTTQAFSRAVDLTQGLHDGGIVSGLDVARASSQLSSAKSQLKQNNVQRTLLEHAIAALTGASASQFSIAPSTAALPLPTVPTGVPSTLLQRRPDIAAAERRIAAANARIGVARAAWFPTLTLSAQGGYQSSEFANLLSAPNLFWAVGPSLVTTLFDGGLRQAQVDAAKAATDEAGGKYRAQVLAAFEQVEDNLSIIDGLGSALEDQRAAAEAAQYSENLSLARYKQGAIGYLDVVVAQTASLQAQRSVLDLQTQQLAASVGLVKALGGGWNVSELAVNGKPETPLR, from the coding sequence ATGGTTAAGCAGAGCATGCTGTTGATGGCGATGCTGGGGCTGGGCGCTTGCTCCCTCGCGCCGGACTACACCGTACCGTCGGTGCCCACGGCGCAACAGTACAGAGCCCAAGGGCCGTGGAGCCTCGCCACGCCCAGTGACCAGATCAGTCGCGACGGTTGGTGGCAGGTTTACAACGACCCGCAATTGGATGCGCTGCAGCAGCAACTGCTGGCCAATAATCCGACCTTGAGCGCAGCGCTGGCGCATTACGCGCAGGCTCAGGCGTTCGTGGCCCAAGTGAACTCAGCGTTATTGCCCACGGTGAAGCAGATCGGCAACGCGCAACGAATCCGCCAGTCCGATACGCGACCGTTGCGTGCCAGCACCACGGACGACGTCTACAACTCGGGCACCCTGGGTGTGCAGATCGACTACGAAGTGGACCTCTGGGGCCGCGTGCGCAATTCGGTGGCGGCGGGTACTGACGAAGCGCAAGCCTCGCTCGCCGACCTGGCGTCTGCGCGGCTGAGCCTGCAAGCGCAACTGGCCGACAGCTACGTGCGCCTGCGCGGCCTGGATCAGCAGACCCACCTGCTGGAACAGACGACCCAGGCGTTCAGCCGCGCGGTGGACCTGACCCAAGGCCTGCACGACGGCGGCATCGTCTCCGGGCTGGATGTCGCGCGGGCTTCTTCGCAGCTGTCGTCGGCCAAGTCGCAGCTCAAGCAAAACAACGTGCAACGGACGCTGCTTGAACATGCCATTGCGGCGTTGACCGGCGCCTCGGCGTCACAGTTCAGCATCGCGCCGAGCACTGCAGCCTTGCCATTGCCCACGGTGCCGACGGGCGTGCCCTCGACCTTGCTCCAGCGTCGACCTGATATTGCCGCCGCCGAGCGACGCATTGCCGCCGCCAACGCACGCATCGGTGTGGCCCGCGCCGCCTGGTTCCCCACGCTGACCCTGAGCGCCCAAGGCGGGTACCAAAGCAGCGAGTTCGCCAATCTGCTCAGCGCACCCAACCTGTTCTGGGCCGTGGGGCCTTCGCTGGTGACCACGCTGTTCGACGGCGGCTTGCGTCAGGCCCAGGTGGACGCGGCGAAAGCCGCGACGGATGAGGCGGGCGGCAAATACCGGGCGCAGGTGTTGGCGGCGTTCGAGCAGGTCGAAGACAACCTGTCGATCATTGATGGCCTGGGTTCGGCGCTGGAGGATCAGCGCGCAGCGGCGGAAGCGGCGCAATACAGCGAAAACCTCTCGCTGGCCCGTTACAAGCAGGGGGCGATTGGTTATCTGGACGTGGTCGTCGCACAAACCGCGTCGTTGCAGGCGCAACGCAGCGTGCTGGATTTGCAGACCCAACAACTGGCGGCGAGTGTCGGGCTGGTCAAGGCGTTGGGGGGAGGGTGGAACGTCTCGGAGCTGGCGGTCAACGGCAAGCCGGAGACGCCGCTTCGTTAA
- a CDS encoding MerR family DNA-binding transcriptional regulator, which yields MNHPTYSISDLARELDITTRTIRFYEEQGMLSPERRGLERIYSARDKVTLKLILRGKRIGFSLAECRDLIGLYDPSGDNQKQLTTMLQKIAERRAQLDQQLLDIQQMQLELDTAEERCKEALKNTVQ from the coding sequence ATGAACCACCCGACTTACAGCATTTCCGACCTCGCTCGCGAGCTGGACATCACCACGCGCACCATTCGCTTTTATGAAGAACAAGGCATGCTAAGCCCCGAACGCCGTGGGCTGGAGCGCATTTATTCAGCGAGGGACAAGGTCACGCTGAAGCTGATTTTGAGGGGCAAGCGCATCGGGTTTTCCCTAGCCGAATGCCGGGACTTGATCGGCTTATACGACCCTAGTGGCGACAATCAAAAGCAACTGACCACCATGCTGCAGAAGATCGCCGAGCGTCGCGCCCAACTCGATCAGCAGTTGCTCGACATCCAGCAGATGCAGCTGGAACTCGACACCGCCGAAGAGCGCTGCAAAGAAGCGCTGAAAAATACCGTTCAATAA
- the denD gene encoding D-erythronate dehydrogenase, which yields MNILVTGAAGFLGRRLIETLLQRGALTDRQGARQALSKIVAFDVVPLTGLDDPRVEVVCGDIADPKVLEGLVTAETDSVFHLAAVVSSQAEQDFELGMRINFTATQQLLERIRSLGTCPKWVMTSSVAVFGGQLPAQVEDHQVWAPQSSYGTQKAMNDLLLADYSRRGFVDGRSLRMPTIVVRPGKPNLAASSFASGIIREPLNGQESVCPVSLETRLWLMSPAQAIANLIHGHELSAEQLQPGRVINMPGLSITVADMIDALRRTAGDEVAHRIRLGRNPAIEKIVGSWPGSFTATYAKKLGFTADHDFADVIGQFIAEYPPQPS from the coding sequence ATGAATATTCTCGTGACCGGTGCGGCCGGCTTTCTCGGCCGTCGCCTGATCGAAACCCTCTTGCAGCGCGGCGCGTTGACCGATCGACAGGGGGCCAGGCAGGCCCTCTCGAAAATCGTGGCTTTCGACGTGGTGCCGCTGACCGGCCTGGACGACCCTCGGGTCGAGGTGGTCTGCGGTGACATCGCCGACCCCAAAGTGCTGGAAGGGCTGGTGACCGCCGAAACCGACAGCGTTTTCCACCTTGCGGCCGTGGTGTCGAGTCAGGCCGAACAGGACTTCGAGCTCGGGATGCGCATCAACTTCACCGCGACGCAACAGCTGCTGGAGCGGATTCGCAGCCTCGGCACCTGCCCAAAATGGGTGATGACCAGTTCCGTGGCGGTGTTCGGCGGACAGCTGCCTGCTCAGGTGGAGGACCATCAGGTCTGGGCGCCGCAAAGCTCCTACGGCACACAAAAGGCGATGAACGATTTGCTGCTCGCTGATTACAGCCGTCGGGGTTTCGTCGATGGCCGCAGCTTGCGCATGCCGACTATCGTCGTACGGCCCGGCAAACCCAACCTTGCGGCATCGAGCTTCGCCAGTGGCATCATCCGTGAGCCGCTCAACGGGCAGGAAAGCGTGTGCCCGGTGTCGCTGGAGACGCGCCTGTGGCTGATGTCACCGGCGCAGGCCATCGCCAACCTGATTCATGGCCATGAGCTGTCGGCGGAGCAATTGCAGCCGGGGCGGGTGATCAACATGCCGGGCTTGTCGATCACGGTGGCCGACATGATTGACGCGTTGCGGCGGACGGCGGGGGACGAGGTCGCCCACCGGATTCGTCTGGGGCGCAACCCGGCGATCGAGAAAATCGTCGGCTCCTGGCCAGGGTCATTCACCGCAACGTATGCGAAAAAGCTGGGCTTTACCGCCGATCACGATTTTGCGGATGTCATCGGGCAGTTCATCGCGGAATACCCACCCCAACCCAGCTAA
- a CDS encoding FadR/GntR family transcriptional regulator gives MSASDLTPRPNAPSSLKDASKGTLADQVTAALKAHIANGEALPGTRLPTEPVLCERYGVSRTVVREAISRLKSAGLVEVRQGSGTVVCEGAHIKAFTIDVDVGGSIEAVLRVTELRRGIEGEAAALAAQRHTRQQLETIERALKAIDTAEHEGHDGVEEDLAYHLSISHATGNPLYPSLHEFIAQFVKEAIRITRSNEERRQEMASTVRVEHVAIYDAIAARDPEAARQAALTHINNAVERLKSADPSFWQNPVHINP, from the coding sequence ATGTCCGCCTCCGACCTGACCCCGCGCCCGAATGCCCCCTCCAGCCTGAAAGACGCCTCCAAAGGCACGCTGGCGGATCAGGTCACGGCCGCACTCAAAGCGCATATCGCCAACGGCGAAGCCCTTCCCGGCACGCGCCTGCCCACCGAGCCTGTGCTGTGCGAGCGTTACGGGGTGAGCCGCACGGTGGTGCGAGAAGCAATTTCCCGGCTGAAGTCGGCGGGTCTGGTGGAAGTGCGTCAGGGCAGCGGGACCGTGGTCTGCGAAGGTGCGCACATCAAGGCGTTCACCATCGATGTGGACGTCGGCGGCTCCATCGAAGCGGTGTTGCGCGTCACGGAATTACGCCGGGGCATTGAAGGCGAAGCGGCCGCCCTCGCCGCCCAGCGTCACACCCGTCAACAACTGGAAACCATTGAGCGTGCGCTGAAAGCCATTGATACCGCTGAGCACGAAGGCCATGACGGCGTCGAGGAAGACCTGGCGTATCACCTGTCGATTTCCCACGCCACGGGCAATCCGCTTTACCCGTCTTTGCACGAATTCATCGCCCAGTTTGTGAAAGAGGCCATCCGCATCACCCGCTCCAATGAAGAGCGCCGTCAGGAAATGGCCAGCACCGTGCGCGTCGAACATGTCGCCATTTACGACGCCATCGCCGCCCGCGATCCGGAAGCTGCACGCCAGGCCGCCCTCACCCACATCAACAATGCTGTCGAGCGATTGAAGAGTGCTGACCCTTCCTTTTGGCAGAATCCCGTGCACATAAATCCTTGA
- a CDS encoding TetR family transcriptional regulator, which translates to MRKSKLETAATRQKIIEVSRVEFRRHGIDGSGLTALMAAAGLTQGGFYKHFESKAHLVAEATKASVDDQLAKLAQVGASGEEADAFNASVATYLSVRHRDESSGCPFAALGSELARAEDPVKTVAVEGFEQTLALLTEQLAAARPEGDAGPSNRDQAMLSLCALMGALTVARMAEGRALSEEVLAAVRRQLQVKAPTATSD; encoded by the coding sequence ATGCGCAAGAGCAAACTGGAAACCGCTGCAACGAGGCAGAAAATCATTGAGGTCAGCCGCGTCGAGTTTCGTCGCCACGGCATCGACGGCAGCGGCCTCACCGCATTGATGGCGGCCGCGGGTTTGACGCAGGGCGGGTTTTACAAACACTTCGAGTCGAAGGCACACCTGGTCGCGGAGGCGACGAAAGCGTCCGTGGACGATCAGTTGGCGAAGTTGGCGCAAGTCGGGGCATCAGGCGAAGAGGCCGATGCGTTCAATGCATCGGTCGCCACTTACCTGAGCGTGCGGCACCGGGATGAAAGCAGTGGTTGCCCGTTTGCGGCGTTGGGCAGTGAACTTGCGAGGGCTGAAGACCCCGTGAAGACGGTCGCGGTGGAAGGGTTTGAGCAGACTCTGGCGCTGCTGACCGAGCAGTTGGCCGCCGCCCGGCCCGAAGGGGATGCCGGGCCGTCAAACCGTGATCAGGCCATGCTGAGTCTCTGCGCGTTGATGGGGGCGCTGACCGTCGCCCGGATGGCCGAAGGTCGTGCGCTGTCAGAAGAAGTGCTAGCAGCGGTTCGTCGGCAGTTGCAGGTTAAAGCCCCGACCGCTACTAGCGATTAA
- a CDS encoding cupin domain-containing protein, with protein MDTGSRLKLVRESYKMSQRELARRSGVANGTISLIELNRVSPSVSSLKKLLEGFPMTLADFFSFDQPPQEQRYVFRAGEQPDLGRDGLRLLLIGASVPSRQMRMLREQYAPGAGSGDEPIVHAQGEECGLVTRGTIELTVDGQISILNAGDGYYFPTTLPHSFRNIGQDEAEIISANTPANF; from the coding sequence ATGGATACGGGGTCACGACTGAAGTTAGTGCGGGAAAGCTACAAAATGTCCCAGCGTGAGCTGGCCAGACGCAGCGGAGTCGCCAATGGCACGATCTCCTTGATTGAGTTGAATCGCGTCAGCCCCTCGGTCAGTTCGCTGAAAAAACTGCTGGAGGGGTTTCCCATGACCCTGGCGGATTTTTTCTCCTTCGATCAGCCGCCTCAAGAACAACGCTACGTCTTCCGCGCCGGAGAACAGCCGGATCTCGGTCGCGACGGATTGCGCCTGTTGCTGATCGGCGCTTCGGTGCCCAGCCGCCAGATGCGCATGCTCCGTGAGCAATACGCGCCGGGTGCAGGCTCGGGCGATGAACCGATCGTGCATGCCCAGGGCGAGGAGTGCGGTCTGGTCACGCGAGGCACCATCGAGCTGACGGTAGACGGGCAGATCAGCATTCTCAACGCCGGTGATGGGTATTACTTCCCGACCACGCTGCCCCACAGCTTTCGCAACATCGGGCAGGATGAGGCAGAAATCATCAGCGCGAACACGCCAGCTAATTTTTAA
- a CDS encoding efflux RND transporter periplasmic adaptor subunit translates to MLNDTPVTQRQPRVSGWRANLGLLIALVVVAAVVFVGLTARASESKDLKTWTDAQALPSVIVISPAAPTQGSALILPGRLEAWSRAAIFARVGGYLKSWKADIGAKVKAGQLLAEIDTPELDQQLLQARADLATAKANATLSQTSAKRWQAMLASDSVSKQEVDERNGDLAAKLAQVQAAQANVERLLATKGFQRLTAPFDGVVTARSTDVGALINAGSTASGQELFAVSDVSRLRVYVQVPQSYAPQVKAGATARLSVPEYPQEQFKATVIASADSVNASSGSTLVQLQVDNPTGRLLPGAYTSVRFDLPIQPNVVRLPASALQFDAQGMRVATLDQNDHVLFKTVTIARDFGDSVEIGSGLAATDRVIDTPPDGLNDNDPVQIAKPAEAKPHG, encoded by the coding sequence ATGCTCAACGACACTCCTGTAACCCAACGTCAGCCACGCGTCAGCGGCTGGCGAGCGAATCTGGGTCTGCTGATTGCGCTGGTCGTGGTCGCCGCCGTGGTGTTCGTCGGTCTCACGGCCCGCGCCAGTGAATCGAAAGACCTGAAGACCTGGACCGATGCCCAGGCGCTGCCCAGCGTGATCGTCATCAGCCCGGCCGCACCCACCCAAGGTTCGGCGCTGATTTTGCCGGGACGCCTGGAAGCCTGGTCGCGGGCAGCGATCTTTGCCCGTGTCGGCGGTTACCTGAAGTCCTGGAAAGCCGACATCGGCGCCAAGGTCAAGGCAGGCCAACTGCTCGCCGAGATCGACACCCCCGAACTGGATCAGCAGTTGCTCCAGGCACGCGCCGATCTGGCCACCGCCAAAGCCAATGCCACGCTGTCCCAGACCAGTGCCAAACGCTGGCAGGCCATGCTGGCGTCGGACTCGGTGTCCAAGCAGGAAGTCGATGAACGCAACGGTGACCTGGCTGCGAAGCTGGCGCAGGTTCAGGCGGCTCAGGCCAATGTCGAGCGGTTGTTGGCGACCAAAGGTTTTCAACGGCTGACCGCGCCGTTCGACGGTGTGGTCACGGCGCGCTCCACGGATGTCGGCGCGCTGATCAACGCGGGCAGCACGGCCAGCGGCCAAGAACTATTCGCCGTGTCCGACGTCAGCCGTTTGCGGGTCTACGTTCAAGTGCCGCAGAGTTACGCGCCGCAGGTGAAGGCCGGTGCAACGGCGCGACTGAGCGTGCCCGAATACCCGCAGGAACAGTTCAAAGCCACCGTCATTGCCTCGGCGGATTCGGTGAACGCGTCGTCGGGCAGCACGCTGGTGCAGCTGCAAGTCGATAACCCCACCGGTCGTCTGCTGCCGGGCGCCTACACCAGCGTACGCTTCGACCTGCCGATTCAACCCAACGTCGTGCGGCTCCCGGCCAGTGCCTTGCAATTTGACGCTCAGGGCATGCGCGTCGCGACTCTCGATCAAAACGACCACGTGCTGTTCAAGACCGTGACCATCGCTCGGGATTTCGGTGATTCGGTGGAAATCGGTTCGGGCCTCGCCGCCACGGACCGCGTCATCGACACGCCGCCCGATGGCTTGAACGACAACGACCCGGTGCAGATCGCCAAACCTGCCGAGGCCAAACCCCATGGTTAA
- a CDS encoding MFS transporter, whose product MSESLTQGASGTPAADASEDAAYRKAAWRILPLLLLCYLVAYLDRVNVGFAKLQMSDDLHFSEAVYGLGAGIFFIAYFLVEIPSNLILHRVGARLWIARIMISWGVISSCMAFVTTPMSFYIMRFLLGLAEAGFYPGVILYLSYWFPTHRRGKMFALFASAVPLSGLVGAPLSGWIMAVFDGAHGWAGWKWLFFIEGLPSVAIGILVIFCLSDRISHAGWLTQEQKTLLQSRIDAESHSHEVHSVRDVFRQPRIWLLTAIYFCMIAGFYTVGFWLPTLVRQAGVTDVLHIGLLTAIPYGAAVATMLLVSRHADRVRERRWHLALTAIVGAIGLIIAATWSSSFTMSMIGLTLAAMGALSTLPLFWSLPTAFLGGTAAAAGIALINSCGNLAGFVSPYLIGFLKDMTQSTTIGLYVMAGALILGSVLIFRIPAKLVNR is encoded by the coding sequence ATGAGTGAATCCTTGACGCAGGGCGCCAGCGGCACGCCCGCCGCCGATGCCTCCGAAGACGCGGCTTACCGCAAGGCGGCGTGGCGCATTCTGCCGCTCCTGCTGCTGTGTTATCTGGTGGCCTACCTCGATCGGGTCAATGTCGGTTTTGCCAAACTGCAAATGTCCGATGACCTGCATTTCTCCGAAGCGGTGTACGGCCTCGGCGCGGGCATCTTTTTCATCGCGTACTTCCTGGTTGAAATCCCCAGCAACCTGATCCTGCACAGGGTCGGCGCCCGGCTGTGGATTGCGCGGATCATGATCAGCTGGGGCGTGATCTCGTCCTGCATGGCCTTCGTGACCACGCCGATGTCGTTCTACATCATGCGTTTCCTGCTGGGGCTGGCCGAGGCCGGTTTCTACCCGGGCGTCATTCTGTACCTGTCGTACTGGTTCCCGACCCACCGTCGCGGGAAGATGTTCGCGTTGTTCGCCAGCGCCGTGCCGCTGTCGGGCCTGGTGGGTGCGCCGCTGTCCGGCTGGATCATGGCCGTGTTCGACGGCGCCCACGGTTGGGCGGGGTGGAAGTGGCTGTTCTTCATCGAGGGCCTGCCGTCGGTGGCCATCGGCATTCTGGTGATTTTCTGCCTGAGCGACCGCATCTCCCACGCGGGCTGGCTGACTCAGGAACAGAAAACCCTGCTGCAATCGCGCATCGACGCCGAAAGCCACTCCCACGAAGTCCACAGCGTGCGCGACGTGTTCCGCCAGCCGCGCATCTGGCTGCTGACCGCGATCTATTTCTGCATGATCGCCGGCTTTTACACCGTCGGTTTCTGGCTGCCGACGCTGGTCCGTCAGGCCGGGGTCACCGACGTGCTGCACATCGGCCTGTTGACCGCGATTCCGTACGGCGCGGCCGTCGCGACCATGCTGCTGGTGTCGCGCCACGCGGACCGGGTACGTGAACGCCGCTGGCATCTCGCACTGACGGCCATCGTCGGCGCCATCGGTTTGATCATCGCGGCGACCTGGAGCAGCAGTTTCACGATGTCGATGATCGGCCTGACCCTCGCCGCCATGGGCGCCCTCAGCACGTTGCCACTGTTCTGGAGCCTGCCGACGGCGTTCCTCGGAGGTACTGCGGCCGCTGCGGGGATTGCGCTGATCAACTCGTGCGGCAACCTCGCAGGGTTCGTTTCGCCGTATCTGATCGGCTTCCTCAAGGACATGACCCAAAGCACCACCATCGGCCTGTACGTGATGGCGGGTGCACTGATCCTCGGGTCGGTGTTGATCTTCCGGATTCCCGCAAAACTCGTTAACCGTTGA
- a CDS encoding NmrA family NAD(P)-binding protein has protein sequence MSQPTLLVTGATGFTGRKTVEILRKKNIPVRALVRADDHRAAELRELGADVAIGDFQDLDSVRAALEGIESAYFVYPIHPGIIDASARFALAAKEAGVTSLVNMSQISARRVAKSNAALSHYTAERVFDWSGLATTHLRPTYFAQWLLYPHWRKHIVERGEIRLPFGDGRHAPIAAEDQARLIAAILQNPQPHAGKTYDLNGPIELSQQGVADAVGEVLGRTVTYVPITLEQYDKEMTESGLGPFLRQHLIEVAQDYQHGVFEGEDSIIADVTGVAPMTVQAFVTLHKAAYQR, from the coding sequence ATGTCTCAACCCACCCTGCTCGTCACCGGCGCCACTGGCTTCACCGGCCGCAAAACCGTCGAAATCCTGCGCAAAAAAAACATCCCTGTCCGAGCTCTGGTGCGCGCCGATGACCACCGCGCGGCGGAACTGCGCGAGCTGGGCGCAGACGTTGCCATTGGCGATTTCCAGGACCTTGATTCGGTGCGCGCCGCCCTTGAAGGCATCGAGTCGGCCTACTTCGTCTACCCGATCCACCCCGGCATCATCGACGCGAGCGCCCGTTTCGCGTTGGCGGCGAAAGAAGCCGGTGTGACCTCGCTGGTGAACATGTCGCAGATTTCCGCCCGTCGCGTGGCTAAAAGCAACGCAGCCTTGAGCCATTACACCGCCGAACGCGTGTTCGACTGGTCGGGTCTGGCGACCACTCACCTTCGCCCGACGTACTTCGCCCAATGGCTGCTCTACCCGCACTGGCGGAAACACATCGTCGAACGCGGCGAAATCCGTCTGCCGTTCGGCGACGGTCGGCACGCCCCGATCGCCGCCGAAGACCAGGCCCGCCTGATCGCCGCGATCCTGCAAAACCCGCAACCTCATGCGGGCAAGACCTACGACCTCAACGGCCCGATCGAACTGAGCCAGCAAGGTGTCGCCGATGCCGTCGGTGAAGTGCTGGGCCGCACCGTGACCTACGTGCCGATCACCCTCGAGCAATACGATAAGGAAATGACCGAATCGGGGCTGGGCCCGTTCCTCCGCCAGCACCTGATTGAAGTGGCGCAGGACTACCAGCATGGCGTGTTCGAGGGCGAAGACTCGATCATCGCCGACGTCACCGGCGTCGCGCCGATGACGGTCCAGGCCTTTGTGACCTTGCACAAGGCCGCCTATCAGCGTTGA
- a CDS encoding methyl-accepting chemotaxis protein has protein sequence MRLNMPVTQQERTFAANERLISTTDLSSHITYCNDAFVALSGFTREELIGQPHNLVRHPDMPPSVFAHMWETLKQGKPWMGVVKNRAKNGDFYWVSAYVTPIYEHGKISGFESVRALPTREQVRRAEALYARLRAGKSAVSGVETARYQLARQLPLIIAAVILGVCNYLLADHAELAAMLLTLVALSVFLEWRQNQTLKALLDEHPKAFTDPLIALTYSDNRGPQARLDLALLSEEARLQTALTRLVDAGENVKQRAGQSASLSLLQAEALDQQRNETDQSATAITQMAATIQEVTHNVQNTANAALEADNLAQQGRSLADDSLLAIRHMANSVSEIGEAVGELASATQSIGSVVDVINSIAQQTNLLALNAAIEAARAGEQGRGFAVVADEVRSLASRTQTSTEQIQGIIGELREGASRAVATATRGQAMSQESVTSVEAVQHALSGISQAVSRITGMSQQMASASEEQTHVAESINQQINRIAQLCDQSAGQAQQGSSISRELEQMAQYLHSLAERFNR, from the coding sequence ATGCGTTTGAACATGCCGGTTACACAACAGGAACGTACTTTTGCCGCTAACGAGCGTTTGATTTCCACCACCGACCTCAGCAGTCACATCACCTACTGCAACGACGCTTTCGTCGCCCTCAGCGGTTTTACCCGCGAAGAACTGATCGGCCAGCCCCACAACCTCGTTCGTCACCCCGACATGCCGCCCTCGGTGTTCGCCCACATGTGGGAGACCCTCAAACAGGGCAAGCCATGGATGGGCGTGGTGAAGAACCGCGCGAAGAATGGCGACTTTTACTGGGTCAGCGCTTACGTCACGCCGATCTACGAGCACGGTAAGATCTCGGGGTTCGAGTCCGTTCGGGCGCTCCCGACCCGCGAGCAGGTGCGTCGGGCCGAGGCGCTGTACGCGCGCCTGCGAGCGGGCAAGTCTGCCGTTTCCGGTGTTGAAACCGCCCGCTATCAACTGGCCCGCCAACTGCCGCTGATCATCGCCGCTGTGATTCTCGGCGTTTGCAATTATTTATTGGCCGATCATGCGGAGTTGGCGGCCATGCTGCTGACGCTGGTCGCCCTCAGCGTGTTTCTGGAATGGCGGCAAAACCAGACGCTCAAGGCGCTGCTGGACGAACATCCCAAAGCCTTCACCGACCCTTTGATAGCCTTGACCTACAGCGATAACCGGGGCCCGCAGGCGCGTCTGGACCTGGCGTTGCTCAGCGAGGAAGCGCGCCTGCAAACCGCGCTGACGCGGCTGGTGGATGCCGGGGAAAACGTCAAACAGCGCGCCGGTCAGTCCGCCAGCCTGTCGCTGTTGCAGGCCGAAGCCCTCGATCAGCAACGCAACGAAACCGATCAATCGGCAACCGCCATCACGCAAATGGCCGCGACGATTCAGGAAGTCACCCATAACGTGCAGAACACCGCTAACGCTGCGCTGGAAGCGGACAACCTCGCCCAACAGGGACGCAGCCTGGCCGACGACAGCCTGTTGGCGATCCGCCACATGGCCAACTCGGTGTCTGAAATCGGCGAAGCGGTGGGCGAGCTGGCCAGTGCGACGCAATCCATCGGCAGTGTTGTGGACGTCATCAATTCCATTGCCCAGCAGACCAACCTGCTGGCCCTCAACGCGGCTATTGAAGCGGCACGCGCCGGGGAACAGGGCCGAGGGTTTGCGGTGGTGGCCGATGAGGTCCGCTCACTGGCTTCGCGCACGCAGACCTCCACCGAGCAGATTCAAGGCATCATCGGCGAATTGCGCGAGGGCGCCAGCCGGGCGGTCGCCACGGCCACGCGGGGCCAGGCCATGTCGCAGGAAAGCGTGACCAGCGTCGAAGCGGTGCAGCACGCGTTGAGTGGCATCAGCCAGGCGGTGTCACGGATCACCGGGATGAGCCAGCAGATGGCCTCGGCGTCCGAGGAGCAAACCCACGTGGCCGAAAGCATCAATCAGCAGATCAACCGCATCGCTCAATTGTGCGACCAGAGCGCGGGGCAAGCGCAACAGGGGTCGAGCATCAGCCGAGAGCTGGAGCAAATGGCCCAGTACCTTCACAGCCTGGCCGAGCGGTTTAATCGCTAG
- a CDS encoding hydroxymethylglutaryl-CoA lyase — MSLPQRVRLVEVGPRDGLQNEARPIDVADKIRLVDDLSNAGLGYIEVGSFVSPKWVPQMAGSAEVFAGIRRKDDVTYAALAPNFRGFEDALAAGVKEVAVFAAASEAFSQRNINCSISESLDRFLPIMEAARLHGIRVRGYVSCVLGCPYEGTVPPKQVAAVADELFGMGCYEVSLGDTIGTGTPGATRELIDAVAANIPRGKLAGHFHDTYGQALVNIYASLLEGIQVFDSSVAGLGGCPYAQGATGNVATEDVVYMLNGLGIDTGIDLDKLIAAGQRISDVLGKANGSRVARARLSA, encoded by the coding sequence ATGTCGCTGCCCCAACGCGTACGTCTGGTCGAAGTCGGCCCCCGTGACGGCCTGCAAAACGAGGCGCGCCCCATCGACGTCGCCGACAAGATCCGGCTGGTGGACGACCTCTCCAACGCCGGGCTTGGCTATATAGAAGTCGGCAGTTTCGTGTCGCCCAAGTGGGTGCCACAAATGGCGGGATCGGCGGAAGTGTTCGCGGGCATCCGGCGCAAGGACGACGTGACTTACGCCGCCCTCGCCCCCAACTTTCGCGGTTTCGAGGACGCGCTGGCGGCGGGTGTCAAGGAAGTCGCGGTGTTCGCGGCGGCTTCCGAGGCCTTCTCGCAGCGCAACATCAACTGCTCGATCAGCGAAAGCCTCGACCGTTTCCTGCCGATCATGGAAGCAGCGCGATTGCACGGTATTCGCGTGCGGGGCTATGTGTCCTGTGTGCTGGGCTGCCCATACGAAGGCACCGTGCCGCCGAAACAGGTGGCGGCAGTGGCCGACGAACTGTTCGGCATGGGCTGTTACGAAGTGTCACTGGGCGACACCATCGGCACCGGTACACCCGGCGCGACCCGCGAATTGATCGACGCCGTCGCGGCCAACATCCCTCGCGGCAAACTGGCCGGGCATTTCCATGACACCTACGGGCAGGCGCTGGTGAATATCTACGCCAGCCTGTTGGAGGGGATTCAGGTGTTCGACAGCTCGGTGGCGGGCCTGGGCGGCTGCCCCTACGCCCAAGGGGCCACAGGCAACGTGGCGACGGAAGATGTGGTGTACATGCTGAACGGGCTGGGCATCGACACGGGTATCGACCTGGACAAATTGATTGCAGCCGGTCAGCGCATCAGTGACGTGCTGGGCAAGGCGAACGGCTCTCGGGTGGCGAGGGCACGTTTGTCGGCCTGA